AGAGTTTGTCAACTTCCTGAAGAACCCCCGGCAGTACCAGGACCTGGGGGCCAAGATCCCCAAGGTAACTCTTTCCTTAGATACCATACCAGCATCTGAAACGCTACTCAGATTACCCCGTTGTACAGGATTATGCCCACCAAGAGAAAAAATAGCAGAGTGTTGGATTTCATGGCCATGTCAGGAAAACACTGTGTAGTTGAATTTGTCTATGCAGAATGATGAGCTGAGATTATAGTTAATTGGCTGTTTGTTTGCATAGACATTTCCTTTGCATCTCAGtcaccactacactctaacctcCAAGTACTCACAAGAGTGTCTACTTATACCAGCTATGACCATGTGCTTCCCAGGGTGCAGTGTTGTCGGGTCCACCCGGCACAGGGAAGACCCTGCTGGCCAAGGCCACAGCCGGAGAGGCCAATGTCCCCTTCATCACCGTCAACGGATCTGAGTTCCAGGAGATGTTTGTTGGCGTGGGCCCAGCCAGGGTGAGTACTACcccaggggagaggggaggaagacgGACAGTTGGATTACAGGGTGGATTTCTGTTAGCTTTTCCTCTTTGTCTAAATATTTGCTTTGAGGTCACGCACTTGTTTCACTCCTCTATGGGAATAAATACATGACTCTCTGAATCAATGTATTGGCATGAGTTTTTTATACAATAAGCATGATAAACTTTGCTAAAGTGTTGATTTGTTGTGCTGTGGACCTACCCAGTAATGTAACCCATGCCTTTCCTTTTTCCAGGTGAGGGATATGTTTGCCATGGCCCGTAAGAACGCTCCCTGCATCCTGTTCATCGATGAGATAGATGCTGTGGgcaggaagagaggcagagggaaCTTTGGGGGACAGAGTGAGCAGGAGAACACACTCAACCAGCTTCTAGTGGAGATGGATGGTAGGTCTGGTTTGGTGGTCTTACACTGGTTAATTGAAGGTTAAATGAAGCAAAAAAAGGGAAATGATTCCCAAAGACACTCAATGAATGTGCCATGTTTTTAATTAACCATAGTTATCTGTGTCCTGTTTATTATGTGACCCTTCCATACAATCTCAACTGTTTTTTTCCCATCGCTTCTCTGTTGGGTCTGTAGGGTTCAACACCAGCACTAACGTGGTTGTCTTGGCTGGAACCAACCGACCAGATATCCTGGACCCAGCACTGATGAGACCTGGGCGCTTCGACAGACAGATTTACATAGGTACAGTCAGTCCACTCCATAAATAAAATCTGTGTGGCCTGGAACTGTTTATTTCTGTCATAGCTCTACATTATGTCAATGATCTAAATACTGTAGTAGGTACAGATAGTCTAACTTTAGCAGGGCCTAATCTGTCTTTACCTGTCGCCACAGATCAACACAGCCATTGTTAGACGATCAGAAAATTCATTGGCCCCTCTTTCAGAGTCCAACTCTATCAGTACCTCACATATACAGTGCATACTAGATATACGTCACAGTATGTGGAGTTAGGTAGATGCTGCTACCTAGCCGCTATAGGGTATACACAATGATGTTTATTTCTACAGTTAAAGCTACTTTAACAGTGCTTTATCAGTGTGTTCAGTACTGTGACTCAAAGAGCGTAGTCTTCCTCTCTGGTCAACAGCCCACAAACAGAATGTGTTTTCTGCCCTGTCATTGGATTAGCATCTTCAGCGCAGTCTATTGAGGGATTACCCAGCCTGAGCCGGCCGGCATATCTCATGACATTAGCACGCCATGCCTGTCCAGTGCCGTCCCGCCTCTCCTGACCCCCATTACCATAGCAACGAGCTAGCCTGGCCCTGTGAGTTTAGGGAAAGGAGTTTAACCTGAACAGGGAAAACCCTGCGCTATAAATTCTAACTAGAGCCCAGAGTTTTTACGCGGTTGGGTCATGTGGTCAGTGAAAAACTCCTGGTCTATCTATGTTAGACCACTGTCTAGTCTCCATATTCTAGTCCTATACAGCCCTGACTGAAATTAATGTGGCTAAGGCTTTTTTTGTCACCTTTCCCTGGGTAGTGAAACCACTTCCTACAGCCCTTGCCGACATGATTAGAATTTGACATGACCCCATCTCAGCAATGCAGTAAAAGCTTGCCTGTGGTTTTTGTACTCGTAATTAGTCCTTGTAATCAAGCCATTTTAGAAGTGAGAACTTTAAGTGCACAGACATATTTTTGGTAACATTCTTGGCAAAAGCATTGACTGCAAAATGTTTTTGCCATTATCAGTGATATCATAACTTGCCTTATCTGTGTCGATAGTGGTCTGATTTGAGCTGTGCCCAACATTGCAGTAACATGTTATGTCATGTGGTTGTACTCATTGTGAGTGAGGTGAGATGGCTGATCTAAGCTATTTCTGACGGCTGGGATCCATTTTCCCCAAAGTCCAGTCCAGCTGTACAATGGTAGGCAGCTCTGGCCTGGCCTCACTGGCCTGCATTCTTCTGTCTGTCATGGAAACTAACTCCAGCCTGAGCGAGAGCTTCTATAAACCAAAAGGTTATGTAACCGGGGGACAGTAACCATTAGGGATAGGAGGCAAGCTGCTCTGCTGGGCCTTCTGACTAGGGTGTCAATGTTTTCCCTTTTCCTCTCCTGCCTGGGCCAGTGATCCGTTTCCATAAATATGTTACACTTCCTCCCTGTCAAACCCGATCCCCCTTCTTTTTCCCTTTCTATCCCTACACTAATTAaaattctctctccttctcctctcaggtCCACCAGACATAAAGGGCAGAGCGTCCATCTTTAAGGTCCATCTGAGGCCTCTGAAGCTGGACTCCAGTATAGACTCTGAAGCTTTGGCCAGGAAACTAGCTGCCCTCACACCTGGCTTCACTGGTGAGTGCAGGGCcaggtgtgtttgtctgtgtgcacGTTGACAGCTAGCTGTGTAAGGGATGGTTCGGATTTTGGAAattaagccctttatctacttccatagagtcagatgaactcatggataccattttttatgtctctgtgtccagtaggaaggaagttagaggtggCTTTAcaggccaatgctaactagcattagcgagACTTCGTCTTTGCGCTAGCTTTACCCAAATACTTCCAGTCTTTGCGATACTCTAGTTAGAATTTGCTCGtgagggaagtagataaagggattTGCCAAAGTCCCAAACTGTCCCTTTAAAAGTAATGACGAAATTAACACAGTACATGGTTCTGTCAACATACAGGAGCTGATATTGCCAATGTGTGTAATGAGGCGGCCCTGATAGCAGCACGCTACCTTAACGAGTCTATCAACGTCAATCACTTTGAGCAGGCCATCGAGAGGGTCATCGGAGGTAAGCTAATGTCACTGACTGGGGGATGGTAGGGAGAGTGGATGTCGGGTCAGGGCTCAAACAGGGAGTTCATCTTTGGAATGTAACTGTCAGACTGGCTGGTGTTGACATGACCTTCCTGCCCTGTCTGTCGGGGCCAGTGAGGCCACTCTTTTACTCCTGAACAAGTAACCAAGCCCCCTCCCCTAACACACACAAGTGCAGCCTTGAGACATGAAACTCACACATACTTTGTGGTTGTAAACATGCCCTCCTTTCCGCCCAGGTCTGGAGAAGAAGACCCAGGTACTACAGCCATTAGAGAAGACCACTGTAGCATACCACGAGGCTGGCCATGCTGTGGTGGGCTGGTACCTGGAACACGCTGACCCTCTGCTCAAGGTGTGTGGCCATCTGCTCCCCTCTTCCCTCAATAGcattctctcctcttctatcaccTTTTTTACCCCAACCACTGTCTCTTCTCTGTGCTTACTGTCCCTGTTCTACCTACCCTACCTATCCCTCAATTTCAACCTGAGCAGAATGTAGGATCTTACCGGGTGGTTTCCTCTCCTGTCCCAGGTGTCAATCATCCCCCGGGGGAAGGGTTTGGGGTATGCTCAGTACCTCCCTAAGGAGCAGTACCTGTTCACGCGGGAGCAGCTGTTTGACAGGATGTGTATGATGCTGGGGGGACGCGTGGCAGAGCAGGTCTTTTTTGGGAAGATCACCACAGGGGCACAGGATGACCTCAGGAAGGTCACGCAGTCTGCCTAcgcacaggtaaacacacacacacacacacacacacacacacactctaattaacctcgctctctctctccccctcgatCCTTTTCTCAGGTGGTTCAGTTTGGGATGAGTGAGGTGGTGGGCCAGGTGTCTTTTGAGCTCCCCAGGCAGGGAGAGATGGTGATGGAGAAGCCTTACAGCGAGCCCACAGCCCAGCTCATAGACCAGGAGGTCCGCTCACTCATCGACGCTGCCTTCCAACGCACACACCAGCTCATCACTGAGAAGAGAGACGTGGTGGAGAaggtgaggaggaaggagggggaaagagaggggtatgtaggagagagatggtgacagaGGAGTGAGATATCGAGAGAGGAGGTCCAAATCTCTCAACCTCTCTggcgctagcgacccacctcgacaacatccggtgaaattgcagagcgcgaaattcaaattacagaaatagtcatatttagctttcatgaaaatacaagtgtcatacatcaaaataaagcttaacttcttgttaatccagccgctgtgtcagatttcaaaaaggctttacggcgaaagcacaacatgcgattatctgaggacagcgcccctcacacaaaagcattaaaaacatttttcaaccaggcaggtgcgccacgaaagtcagaaatagcgatatcatgccttacctttgaagatcttctgttggcactccaaaaggtcccagctacatcacaaatggtccttttgttcgataaagtccttctttatatccccaaaaactcagtttagctggcgcgcttcattcaatactccaccggtttccctccttcaaaatgcatacaaaatgaatcccaaacgttaccaataaccttctccaaacaagtcaaacaacgtttataatcaaacctcaggtaccctaatacgtaaataaaagataaaatttaagacggagaatcgttattgtctttaccggagataaacaacaaagaacgcgctctcatcTACGATCatgaaaacactacagccaaaatgggagccacttagaatttttttccaaaaacatgcctgaaactctttctaaagactgttgacatctagtggaagccctaggaactgcaatctgggaggttttCGCCTCATATTAAAAATGAcagccattggaaacagtggtCGGCTGAATtttgtttttggggggggtggtttgtcctcgggtttttgcctgccatatcagttctgttatactcacagacataattttaacagttctaGAAACGTTagatatatgcatatcctagcttctgggcctgagtaacaagcagtttactttgggcacccttttcatccagacgtcaaaatactgccccctagcccaaagaggttttaacccTAAGAGGGGCAGAAATAGGATGGCAATCACATCGATAATGTTATCAGAaaggtatatacagttgaagtcggaagtttacatgcccctaggttggagtcattgaaactcgtttttcaaccactccacaaatttcttatgaacaaactatagttttggcatgtcggttaggacatctactttgtgcatgacacgtaatttttcaaacaattgtttacagacagattatttcacttataattcactgtatcacaattccagtgggtcagaagtttacatacactaagttgactgtgcctttttaacagcttggaaaattccagaaaatgatgtcatggctttagaagcttctgataggctaattgacatcatttgagtcaattggaggtgtacctgtggatgtttttcaaggcctaccttcaaactcagtgcctcttcgcttgacatcatgggaaaatcaaaagaaatcagccaagacctcagaaaaaaattgtagacctccacaagtgtggttcattctttggagcaatttccaaacgcctgaaggtaccacgttcatctgtacaaacaatagtacgcaagtataaacaccatgggaccacgcagccgtcataccgcttaggaaggagcgaaaagggcaaatcaatcccagaacaacagcaaaggaccttgtgaagatgctggaggaaacaggtacaaaagtatgtatatccacagtaaaacgagtcctatatcgacataacctgaaaggccgctcagcaaggaagaagccactgctccaaaaccgccaataAAAAGCCAGAgtgtggtttgcaactgcacatggggacaaatattgtactttttagagaaatgtcctcttgtctgatgaaacaaaaatagaactatttggtcataatgaccattgttatgtttggaggaaaaagggggaggcttgcaagccgaagaataccatcccaactgtgaagcacgggggtggcagcatcatgccctgggggtgctttgctgcaggagagactggtgcacttcacaaaatagatggcatcatgaggcaggaaaagtatgtggatatattgaagcaacatctcaagacatcaatcaggaagttaaagccttgtcgcaaatgggtcttccaaatggacaatgaccccaagcatacttccaaagttgtggcaaaatggcttaaggagaacaaagtcaaggtattggagtggccatcacaaagccctgacctcaatcctatagaacatttgtgggcagaactgaaaaagcgtgtgcgagcaaggaggcctacaaacctgactcggttacaacagctctgttaggaggaatgggccaaaattcacccaacttattgtgggaagcttgtggaaggctacccaaaatgtttgacccaaattaaacaatttaaaggcaatgctaccaaatactaattgagtgtatgtaaacttctgacccactgggaatgtgatgaaagaaataaaagctgaaagaaatcattctctctactattattctgacatttcacattcttaaaataaagtggtgttcctaactgacctaacacaggtaatttttactaggattaaatgtcaggaattgtggaaaactgagtttaaatgtatttggctaaggtgtatgtaaacttccgacttcaactgtagaacaTGGTTGAAAAGTGGTCTAACCTCCATCCGCTCCCCTGTGTCTCCCCTCCAGGTGGGGAGGCGTCTCCTGGAGAAGGAGGTCCTGGACAAGGCTGATATTCTGGAGCTGCTGGGTCCTCGCCCCTACGAGGAGAAGTCTACGTATGAGGAGTTTGTGGAGGGGACGGGGGCCATGGAGGAGGACACCTCCTTTCCTGAGGGCCTCAAGAACTGGAACAAGGACCGGGGGATGGAAGAGCCCCCCCAGGAGCAGCAACGCAAACAGGCTCTTTACCTGTAGACTGACACCACGTCTGACCTGGCCCCCACCTAACCAGGCCACTGGAGGGACATGTTGAGACTTCATATGGTGAGGGGAGGGCACTTGACATGACCCAGATAGACTGATATCAGGGGAGGGTGTCAGGTTTAAGAAGGCATCCCTGCACCGTGTCCCTGATGGCTACAGATTGAGGGCTGTGGGGTGCAGCAGGGGATCTGCTCCAACAGTCCTAGATTGTGAAAATTCTCATGTAGACTTTTTTTTCATATGGGAATGCAAAAAGGTGTTCCTGTATTTTGGTTTTGCAGGGAATGAGATTCATCAATCTGTGAAGGATATCCACTCCACCATGCCGTTCCTGTCTTTCCTTGG
The sequence above is a segment of the Salvelinus alpinus chromosome 33, SLU_Salpinus.1, whole genome shotgun sequence genome. Coding sequences within it:
- the LOC139563307 gene encoding mitochondrial inner membrane m-AAA protease component AFG3L1-like isoform X2, with protein sequence MRNVAIGFAGMASAFLYFYFRETGKEVSWKDFVNSYLARRLVDRLEVVNKQYVRVIPVHGVNTSEVSYLWFNIGSVETFERNLELAQQEMGLDSTHRVSVIYGSESDGTFLMSILPTMLLVGFLLFTMRQGPMAGGRGGGRGNPFSMGESKAKIMKDNIDVRFKDVAGCEEAKLEILEFVNFLKNPRQYQDLGAKIPKGAVLSGPPGTGKTLLAKATAGEANVPFITVNGSEFQEMFVGVGPARVRDMFAMARKNAPCILFIDEIDAVGRKRGRGNFGGQSEQENTLNQLLVEMDGFNTSTNVVVLAGTNRPDILDPALMRPGRFDRQIYIGPPDIKGRASIFKVHLRPLKLDSSIDSEALARKLAALTPGFTGADIANVCNEAALIAARYLNESINVNHFEQAIERVIGGLEKKTQVLQPLEKTTVAYHEAGHAVVGWYLEHADPLLKVSIIPRGKGLGYAQYLPKEQYLFTREQLFDRMCMMLGGRVAEQVFFGKITTGAQDDLRKVTQSAYAQVVQFGMSEVVGQVSFELPRQGEMVMEKPYSEPTAQLIDQEVRSLIDAAFQRTHQLITEKRDVVEKVGRRLLEKEVLDKADILELLGPRPYEEKSTYEEFVEGTGAMEEDTSFPEGLKNWNKDRGMEEPPQEQQRKQALYL
- the LOC139563307 gene encoding mitochondrial inner membrane m-AAA protease component AFG3L1-like isoform X1, translated to MVRMMGLLSVSVWPLRNGVQAWGRGCATVPAAFRYSNISALSKCSALKRINPMGLNQCTFTLARLLSSKPPRGFEKFFPKSEDTPGVNKSSEETGDEKTKEPESQGGGEGGPNGGGERERRRGGRKDESDWWTRFQNDFPWDEKTMRNVAIGFAGMASAFLYFYFRETGKEVSWKDFVNSYLARRLVDRLEVVNKQYVRVIPVHGVNTSEVSYLWFNIGSVETFERNLELAQQEMGLDSTHRVSVIYGSESDGTFLMSILPTMLLVGFLLFTMRQGPMAGGRGGGRGNPFSMGESKAKIMKDNIDVRFKDVAGCEEAKLEILEFVNFLKNPRQYQDLGAKIPKGAVLSGPPGTGKTLLAKATAGEANVPFITVNGSEFQEMFVGVGPARVRDMFAMARKNAPCILFIDEIDAVGRKRGRGNFGGQSEQENTLNQLLVEMDGFNTSTNVVVLAGTNRPDILDPALMRPGRFDRQIYIGPPDIKGRASIFKVHLRPLKLDSSIDSEALARKLAALTPGFTGADIANVCNEAALIAARYLNESINVNHFEQAIERVIGGLEKKTQVLQPLEKTTVAYHEAGHAVVGWYLEHADPLLKVSIIPRGKGLGYAQYLPKEQYLFTREQLFDRMCMMLGGRVAEQVFFGKITTGAQDDLRKVTQSAYAQVVQFGMSEVVGQVSFELPRQGEMVMEKPYSEPTAQLIDQEVRSLIDAAFQRTHQLITEKRDVVEKVGRRLLEKEVLDKADILELLGPRPYEEKSTYEEFVEGTGAMEEDTSFPEGLKNWNKDRGMEEPPQEQQRKQALYL